One part of the Ziziphus jujuba cultivar Dongzao chromosome 2, ASM3175591v1 genome encodes these proteins:
- the LOC107417886 gene encoding uncharacterized protein LOC107417886 isoform X1, with the protein MKFTCLGKGGGFHYPPCHMLETCGFRILFDFPLDLSALRIFSPVPTCFSSSLDEETPSCLGSDCQKGEENEKPLIANDLIYAEPWYKTVKNLHLWNAAFIDVVLISSPMGMLGLPFLTRMKGFSAKIYATEATARVGQLMMEELVSMHMELRQIYGAEESDFPQWMKWKDLELLPSALRERILGKDGGELGGWMPLYSAVDVKDCIQKVQALKYAEATCYNGTLVIKAFSSGLEIGGCNWTINCTKGDIGFISSSIFVSGHAMDFDYCSLKGNELILFSDFSSLDATENLDNDFSVQSINDLSPPRNNSNNCEEFTRSLLAEDNLEEREKLAFLCSCVVDSVKSGGSVLIPINRLGIVLQLLEQISDALDSSNMKIPIYIISSVAEELLAFTNIIPEWLCKQRQEKLFSGEPLFDHVKLVKDKKLHVFPAVHSSELLMNWQEPCIVFSPHWSLRLGSAVHLLQRWCGDQNSLLLLENGVDAELALLPFKPMAMKVLQCSFLSGIKLQNVQPLLETLQAKFVLFPEELKQISFSKANSFSLLCYSENETLHIPRLKESSEVDIAMDLASQFHFKKLKQENISVTRLNGELSLYHGKHRLLSGNKETRLKRPLVHWGSLDVESLLTALSRMGIKATVEQGMSDCDRENVSLVNVHEPGRAFIEIKPASTVITAGDENLASLIFEAIGSIVDGI; encoded by the exons ATGAAGTTT acaTGTTTGGGCAAAGGTGGTGGTTTCCATTACCCACCATGTCACATGCTAGAAACTTGCGGATTTAGGATTTTGTTTGATTTCCCATTGGACCTTTCAGCTCTTAGAATCTTCTCTCCTGTTCCTACTTGTTTTAGTTCTTCATTGGATGAAGAAACTCCCTCTTGTCTAGGATCAGATTGCCAAAAgggagaagaaaatgaaaaacccCTGATTGCCAATGATTTAATTTACGCAGAGCCTTGGTATAAAACGGTTAAGAACTTGCACTTGTGGAATGCCGCTTTCATTGATGTTGTGTTGATCTCAAGCCCAATGGGTATGCTAGGACTGCCATTTCTTACTCGAATGAAGGGTTTTTCTGCTAAG ATTTATGCAACTGAAGCAACTGCAAGAGTTGGGCAACTTATGATGGAGGAGCTTGTCTCAATGCATATGGAATTGAGACAGATTTATGGAGCTGAAGAGTCTGATTTTCCTCAATGGATGAAGTGGAAAGACCTTGAACTTCTTCCTTCTGCATTGAGAGAGAGAATTTTAGGCAAAGATGGGGGAGAACTGGGCGGATGGATGCCCTTGTACAg TGCAGTTGATGTGAAGGATTGCATTCAGAAGGTTCAAGCACTTAAATACGCAGAGGCAACCTgctacaatggaacattggtcaTAAAGGCATTCAGCTCGGGTTTGGAAATAGGCGGATGCAATTGGACGATAAATTGTACAAAAGGAGATATTGGATTTATTTCAAGCTCCATCTTTGTATCTGGTCACGCAATGGATTTTGACTACTGTTCACTTAAAGGGAATGAATTGATACTATTTTCAGATTTCTCATCCTTGGATGCAACAGAAAACCTTGACAATGATTTCTCTGTTCAGAGTATTAATGATTTGTCACCTCCcag AAACAACTCCAATAACTGTGAGGAATTTACCAGATCTTTGTTAGCTGAAGATAATTTAGAGGAAAGGGAGAAACTAGCCTTTCTATGCTCATGTGTTGTTGATTCTGTTAAAAGTGGTGGTTCAGTCCTTATTCCCATTAATCGACTTGGAATTGTTCTGCAGCTGTTGGAACAAATATCAGATGCACTAGATTCTTCAAATATGAAG attcccatatatataatttcttctgTAGCTGAGGAGTTATTGGCTTTCACAAATATCATACCTGAATGGCTATGCAAACAGCGAcaagaaaaa CTCTTTTCTGGTGAACCATTGTTTGACCATGTAAAGCTCGTGAAAGACAAAAAGCTTCATGTATTTCCAGCAGTTCATTCGTCTGAACTATT AATGAATTGGCAGGAGCCATGCATAGTATTTTCTCCTCACTGGAGTTTGCGGCTTGGTTCTGCTGTTCACTTGCTTCAACGATGGTGTGGGGATCAGAACTCTCTGCTTCTGCTAGAG AATGGAGTTGATGCAGAGCTGGCACTATTGCCTTTCAAGCCCATGGCAATGAAGGTTCTTCAATGCTCGTTTCTCTCCGGAATAAA GTTGCAAAATGTTCAACCATTGTTGGAGACATTACAAGCCAAATTTGTTCTG TTCCCTGAGGAATTGAAGCAGATCAGTTTCTCAAAAGCAAATTCATTCTCACTGTTATGCTACTCCGAGAATGAAACATTACATATACCAAGATTGAAGGAGAGCTCAGAAGTAGATATTGCCATGGACTTGGCTTCACAGTTCCATTTCAAGAAGTTGAAACAAGAAAACATTAGTGTCACAAGGTTAAACGGGGAGCTTTCTCTATATCATGGCAAACACCGGTTGCTATCTGGAAACAAAGAGACTAGGTTAAAAAGGCCACTGGTACACTGGGGTTCGCTTGATGTGGAAAGCCTTCTGACTGCACTATCAAGAATGGGGATTAAGGCAACGGTAGAACAAGGTATGAGTGATTGTGACCGTGAAAACGTTTCTTTAGTAAATGTCCATGAACCTGGTAGGGCTTTCATAGAAATAAAGCCAGCAAGTACTGTGATCACTGCTGGAGATGAAAATTTAGCTTCTCTTATTTTTGAAGCTATAGGTAGTATTGTGGATGGTATTTAG
- the LOC107417886 gene encoding uncharacterized protein LOC107417886 isoform X3 yields the protein MLETCGFRILFDFPLDLSALRIFSPVPTCFSSSLDEETPSCLGSDCQKGEENEKPLIANDLIYAEPWYKTVKNLHLWNAAFIDVVLISSPMGMLGLPFLTRMKGFSAKIYATEATARVGQLMMEELVSMHMELRQIYGAEESDFPQWMKWKDLELLPSALRERILGKDGGELGGWMPLYSAVDVKDCIQKVQALKYAEATCYNGTLVIKAFSSGLEIGGCNWTINCTKGDIGFISSSIFVSGHAMDFDYCSLKGNELILFSDFSSLDATENLDNDFSVQSINDLSPPRNNSNNCEEFTRSLLAEDNLEEREKLAFLCSCVVDSVKSGGSVLIPINRLGIVLQLLEQISDALDSSNMKIPIYIISSVAEELLAFTNIIPEWLCKQRQEKLFSGEPLFDHVKLVKDKKLHVFPAVHSSELLMNWQEPCIVFSPHWSLRLGSAVHLLQRWCGDQNSLLLLENGVDAELALLPFKPMAMKVLQCSFLSGIKLQNVQPLLETLQAKFVLFPEELKQISFSKANSFSLLCYSENETLHIPRLKESSEVDIAMDLASQFHFKKLKQENISVTRLNGELSLYHGKHRLLSGNKETRLKRPLVHWGSLDVESLLTALSRMGIKATVEQGMSDCDRENVSLVNVHEPGRAFIEIKPASTVITAGDENLASLIFEAIGSIVDGI from the exons ATGCTAGAAACTTGCGGATTTAGGATTTTGTTTGATTTCCCATTGGACCTTTCAGCTCTTAGAATCTTCTCTCCTGTTCCTACTTGTTTTAGTTCTTCATTGGATGAAGAAACTCCCTCTTGTCTAGGATCAGATTGCCAAAAgggagaagaaaatgaaaaacccCTGATTGCCAATGATTTAATTTACGCAGAGCCTTGGTATAAAACGGTTAAGAACTTGCACTTGTGGAATGCCGCTTTCATTGATGTTGTGTTGATCTCAAGCCCAATGGGTATGCTAGGACTGCCATTTCTTACTCGAATGAAGGGTTTTTCTGCTAAG ATTTATGCAACTGAAGCAACTGCAAGAGTTGGGCAACTTATGATGGAGGAGCTTGTCTCAATGCATATGGAATTGAGACAGATTTATGGAGCTGAAGAGTCTGATTTTCCTCAATGGATGAAGTGGAAAGACCTTGAACTTCTTCCTTCTGCATTGAGAGAGAGAATTTTAGGCAAAGATGGGGGAGAACTGGGCGGATGGATGCCCTTGTACAg TGCAGTTGATGTGAAGGATTGCATTCAGAAGGTTCAAGCACTTAAATACGCAGAGGCAACCTgctacaatggaacattggtcaTAAAGGCATTCAGCTCGGGTTTGGAAATAGGCGGATGCAATTGGACGATAAATTGTACAAAAGGAGATATTGGATTTATTTCAAGCTCCATCTTTGTATCTGGTCACGCAATGGATTTTGACTACTGTTCACTTAAAGGGAATGAATTGATACTATTTTCAGATTTCTCATCCTTGGATGCAACAGAAAACCTTGACAATGATTTCTCTGTTCAGAGTATTAATGATTTGTCACCTCCcag AAACAACTCCAATAACTGTGAGGAATTTACCAGATCTTTGTTAGCTGAAGATAATTTAGAGGAAAGGGAGAAACTAGCCTTTCTATGCTCATGTGTTGTTGATTCTGTTAAAAGTGGTGGTTCAGTCCTTATTCCCATTAATCGACTTGGAATTGTTCTGCAGCTGTTGGAACAAATATCAGATGCACTAGATTCTTCAAATATGAAG attcccatatatataatttcttctgTAGCTGAGGAGTTATTGGCTTTCACAAATATCATACCTGAATGGCTATGCAAACAGCGAcaagaaaaa CTCTTTTCTGGTGAACCATTGTTTGACCATGTAAAGCTCGTGAAAGACAAAAAGCTTCATGTATTTCCAGCAGTTCATTCGTCTGAACTATT AATGAATTGGCAGGAGCCATGCATAGTATTTTCTCCTCACTGGAGTTTGCGGCTTGGTTCTGCTGTTCACTTGCTTCAACGATGGTGTGGGGATCAGAACTCTCTGCTTCTGCTAGAG AATGGAGTTGATGCAGAGCTGGCACTATTGCCTTTCAAGCCCATGGCAATGAAGGTTCTTCAATGCTCGTTTCTCTCCGGAATAAA GTTGCAAAATGTTCAACCATTGTTGGAGACATTACAAGCCAAATTTGTTCTG TTCCCTGAGGAATTGAAGCAGATCAGTTTCTCAAAAGCAAATTCATTCTCACTGTTATGCTACTCCGAGAATGAAACATTACATATACCAAGATTGAAGGAGAGCTCAGAAGTAGATATTGCCATGGACTTGGCTTCACAGTTCCATTTCAAGAAGTTGAAACAAGAAAACATTAGTGTCACAAGGTTAAACGGGGAGCTTTCTCTATATCATGGCAAACACCGGTTGCTATCTGGAAACAAAGAGACTAGGTTAAAAAGGCCACTGGTACACTGGGGTTCGCTTGATGTGGAAAGCCTTCTGACTGCACTATCAAGAATGGGGATTAAGGCAACGGTAGAACAAGGTATGAGTGATTGTGACCGTGAAAACGTTTCTTTAGTAAATGTCCATGAACCTGGTAGGGCTTTCATAGAAATAAAGCCAGCAAGTACTGTGATCACTGCTGGAGATGAAAATTTAGCTTCTCTTATTTTTGAAGCTATAGGTAGTATTGTGGATGGTATTTAG
- the LOC107417886 gene encoding uncharacterized protein LOC107417886 isoform X4, which translates to MGMLGLPFLTRMKGFSAKIYATEATARVGQLMMEELVSMHMELRQIYGAEESDFPQWMKWKDLELLPSALRERILGKDGGELGGWMPLYSAVDVKDCIQKVQALKYAEATCYNGTLVIKAFSSGLEIGGCNWTINCTKGDIGFISSSIFVSGHAMDFDYCSLKGNELILFSDFSSLDATENLDNDFSVQSINDLSPPRNNSNNCEEFTRSLLAEDNLEEREKLAFLCSCVVDSVKSGGSVLIPINRLGIVLQLLEQISDALDSSNMKIPIYIISSVAEELLAFTNIIPEWLCKQRQEKLFSGEPLFDHVKLVKDKKLHVFPAVHSSELLMNWQEPCIVFSPHWSLRLGSAVHLLQRWCGDQNSLLLLENGVDAELALLPFKPMAMKVLQCSFLSGIKLQNVQPLLETLQAKFVLFPEELKQISFSKANSFSLLCYSENETLHIPRLKESSEVDIAMDLASQFHFKKLKQENISVTRLNGELSLYHGKHRLLSGNKETRLKRPLVHWGSLDVESLLTALSRMGIKATVEQGMSDCDRENVSLVNVHEPGRAFIEIKPASTVITAGDENLASLIFEAIGSIVDGI; encoded by the exons ATGGGTATGCTAGGACTGCCATTTCTTACTCGAATGAAGGGTTTTTCTGCTAAG ATTTATGCAACTGAAGCAACTGCAAGAGTTGGGCAACTTATGATGGAGGAGCTTGTCTCAATGCATATGGAATTGAGACAGATTTATGGAGCTGAAGAGTCTGATTTTCCTCAATGGATGAAGTGGAAAGACCTTGAACTTCTTCCTTCTGCATTGAGAGAGAGAATTTTAGGCAAAGATGGGGGAGAACTGGGCGGATGGATGCCCTTGTACAg TGCAGTTGATGTGAAGGATTGCATTCAGAAGGTTCAAGCACTTAAATACGCAGAGGCAACCTgctacaatggaacattggtcaTAAAGGCATTCAGCTCGGGTTTGGAAATAGGCGGATGCAATTGGACGATAAATTGTACAAAAGGAGATATTGGATTTATTTCAAGCTCCATCTTTGTATCTGGTCACGCAATGGATTTTGACTACTGTTCACTTAAAGGGAATGAATTGATACTATTTTCAGATTTCTCATCCTTGGATGCAACAGAAAACCTTGACAATGATTTCTCTGTTCAGAGTATTAATGATTTGTCACCTCCcag AAACAACTCCAATAACTGTGAGGAATTTACCAGATCTTTGTTAGCTGAAGATAATTTAGAGGAAAGGGAGAAACTAGCCTTTCTATGCTCATGTGTTGTTGATTCTGTTAAAAGTGGTGGTTCAGTCCTTATTCCCATTAATCGACTTGGAATTGTTCTGCAGCTGTTGGAACAAATATCAGATGCACTAGATTCTTCAAATATGAAG attcccatatatataatttcttctgTAGCTGAGGAGTTATTGGCTTTCACAAATATCATACCTGAATGGCTATGCAAACAGCGAcaagaaaaa CTCTTTTCTGGTGAACCATTGTTTGACCATGTAAAGCTCGTGAAAGACAAAAAGCTTCATGTATTTCCAGCAGTTCATTCGTCTGAACTATT AATGAATTGGCAGGAGCCATGCATAGTATTTTCTCCTCACTGGAGTTTGCGGCTTGGTTCTGCTGTTCACTTGCTTCAACGATGGTGTGGGGATCAGAACTCTCTGCTTCTGCTAGAG AATGGAGTTGATGCAGAGCTGGCACTATTGCCTTTCAAGCCCATGGCAATGAAGGTTCTTCAATGCTCGTTTCTCTCCGGAATAAA GTTGCAAAATGTTCAACCATTGTTGGAGACATTACAAGCCAAATTTGTTCTG TTCCCTGAGGAATTGAAGCAGATCAGTTTCTCAAAAGCAAATTCATTCTCACTGTTATGCTACTCCGAGAATGAAACATTACATATACCAAGATTGAAGGAGAGCTCAGAAGTAGATATTGCCATGGACTTGGCTTCACAGTTCCATTTCAAGAAGTTGAAACAAGAAAACATTAGTGTCACAAGGTTAAACGGGGAGCTTTCTCTATATCATGGCAAACACCGGTTGCTATCTGGAAACAAAGAGACTAGGTTAAAAAGGCCACTGGTACACTGGGGTTCGCTTGATGTGGAAAGCCTTCTGACTGCACTATCAAGAATGGGGATTAAGGCAACGGTAGAACAAGGTATGAGTGATTGTGACCGTGAAAACGTTTCTTTAGTAAATGTCCATGAACCTGGTAGGGCTTTCATAGAAATAAAGCCAGCAAGTACTGTGATCACTGCTGGAGATGAAAATTTAGCTTCTCTTATTTTTGAAGCTATAGGTAGTATTGTGGATGGTATTTAG
- the LOC107417886 gene encoding uncharacterized protein LOC107417886 isoform X2, giving the protein MKFTCLGKGGGFHYPPCHMLETCGFRILFDFPLDLSALRIFSPVPTCFSSSLDEETPSCLGSDCQKGEENEKPLIANDLIYAEPWYKTVKNLHLWNAAFIDVVLISSPMGMLGLPFLTRMKGFSAKIYATEATARVGQLMMEELVSMHMELRQIYGAEESDFPQWMKWKDLELLPSALRERILGKDGGELGGWMPLYSAVDVKDCIQKVQALKYAEATCYNGTLVIKAFSSGLEIGGCNWTINCTKGDIGFISSSIFVSGHAMDFDYCSLKGNELILFSDFSSLDATENLDNDFSVQSINDLSPPRSLLAEDNLEEREKLAFLCSCVVDSVKSGGSVLIPINRLGIVLQLLEQISDALDSSNMKIPIYIISSVAEELLAFTNIIPEWLCKQRQEKLFSGEPLFDHVKLVKDKKLHVFPAVHSSELLMNWQEPCIVFSPHWSLRLGSAVHLLQRWCGDQNSLLLLENGVDAELALLPFKPMAMKVLQCSFLSGIKLQNVQPLLETLQAKFVLFPEELKQISFSKANSFSLLCYSENETLHIPRLKESSEVDIAMDLASQFHFKKLKQENISVTRLNGELSLYHGKHRLLSGNKETRLKRPLVHWGSLDVESLLTALSRMGIKATVEQGMSDCDRENVSLVNVHEPGRAFIEIKPASTVITAGDENLASLIFEAIGSIVDGI; this is encoded by the exons ATGAAGTTT acaTGTTTGGGCAAAGGTGGTGGTTTCCATTACCCACCATGTCACATGCTAGAAACTTGCGGATTTAGGATTTTGTTTGATTTCCCATTGGACCTTTCAGCTCTTAGAATCTTCTCTCCTGTTCCTACTTGTTTTAGTTCTTCATTGGATGAAGAAACTCCCTCTTGTCTAGGATCAGATTGCCAAAAgggagaagaaaatgaaaaacccCTGATTGCCAATGATTTAATTTACGCAGAGCCTTGGTATAAAACGGTTAAGAACTTGCACTTGTGGAATGCCGCTTTCATTGATGTTGTGTTGATCTCAAGCCCAATGGGTATGCTAGGACTGCCATTTCTTACTCGAATGAAGGGTTTTTCTGCTAAG ATTTATGCAACTGAAGCAACTGCAAGAGTTGGGCAACTTATGATGGAGGAGCTTGTCTCAATGCATATGGAATTGAGACAGATTTATGGAGCTGAAGAGTCTGATTTTCCTCAATGGATGAAGTGGAAAGACCTTGAACTTCTTCCTTCTGCATTGAGAGAGAGAATTTTAGGCAAAGATGGGGGAGAACTGGGCGGATGGATGCCCTTGTACAg TGCAGTTGATGTGAAGGATTGCATTCAGAAGGTTCAAGCACTTAAATACGCAGAGGCAACCTgctacaatggaacattggtcaTAAAGGCATTCAGCTCGGGTTTGGAAATAGGCGGATGCAATTGGACGATAAATTGTACAAAAGGAGATATTGGATTTATTTCAAGCTCCATCTTTGTATCTGGTCACGCAATGGATTTTGACTACTGTTCACTTAAAGGGAATGAATTGATACTATTTTCAGATTTCTCATCCTTGGATGCAACAGAAAACCTTGACAATGATTTCTCTGTTCAGAGTATTAATGATTTGTCACCTCCcag ATCTTTGTTAGCTGAAGATAATTTAGAGGAAAGGGAGAAACTAGCCTTTCTATGCTCATGTGTTGTTGATTCTGTTAAAAGTGGTGGTTCAGTCCTTATTCCCATTAATCGACTTGGAATTGTTCTGCAGCTGTTGGAACAAATATCAGATGCACTAGATTCTTCAAATATGAAG attcccatatatataatttcttctgTAGCTGAGGAGTTATTGGCTTTCACAAATATCATACCTGAATGGCTATGCAAACAGCGAcaagaaaaa CTCTTTTCTGGTGAACCATTGTTTGACCATGTAAAGCTCGTGAAAGACAAAAAGCTTCATGTATTTCCAGCAGTTCATTCGTCTGAACTATT AATGAATTGGCAGGAGCCATGCATAGTATTTTCTCCTCACTGGAGTTTGCGGCTTGGTTCTGCTGTTCACTTGCTTCAACGATGGTGTGGGGATCAGAACTCTCTGCTTCTGCTAGAG AATGGAGTTGATGCAGAGCTGGCACTATTGCCTTTCAAGCCCATGGCAATGAAGGTTCTTCAATGCTCGTTTCTCTCCGGAATAAA GTTGCAAAATGTTCAACCATTGTTGGAGACATTACAAGCCAAATTTGTTCTG TTCCCTGAGGAATTGAAGCAGATCAGTTTCTCAAAAGCAAATTCATTCTCACTGTTATGCTACTCCGAGAATGAAACATTACATATACCAAGATTGAAGGAGAGCTCAGAAGTAGATATTGCCATGGACTTGGCTTCACAGTTCCATTTCAAGAAGTTGAAACAAGAAAACATTAGTGTCACAAGGTTAAACGGGGAGCTTTCTCTATATCATGGCAAACACCGGTTGCTATCTGGAAACAAAGAGACTAGGTTAAAAAGGCCACTGGTACACTGGGGTTCGCTTGATGTGGAAAGCCTTCTGACTGCACTATCAAGAATGGGGATTAAGGCAACGGTAGAACAAGGTATGAGTGATTGTGACCGTGAAAACGTTTCTTTAGTAAATGTCCATGAACCTGGTAGGGCTTTCATAGAAATAAAGCCAGCAAGTACTGTGATCACTGCTGGAGATGAAAATTTAGCTTCTCTTATTTTTGAAGCTATAGGTAGTATTGTGGATGGTATTTAG